DNA from Parvularcula marina:
CCGACCCCAGAAAAAACAGAAAATAGCCTAAGGAGCCGGCAATCCCTTCGCGCACGAATATGTCGATGGCTTCCCACGTTGTCATGTTGCCGAAGAGGGTTTCCTGCGCTGCGCGCGGGGCGGCGGCATAGCTTGCGCCGAGAAGGGCGAAGATCACAAGGAAGAGGGTGAGCCGGGCTGCATTGGCCCCCGAAAGGAGCGCGACCGTCTGGCCGGGACGAAGGCGCCGCAGGAGCGAGGCGCGCTTTACGCTCTCATTGTCCACCTTGGGGATGAGGTCGGGGAAGGTCGTGCTGATAATGCTGATGACCTTGGCGATGATATCGGCGAGGACGACCGCCAGCATGATTAGGAAAAAGGCCGAGGCGGCGCTGAAATTCTCGATCAGGGCAGAGATCGTGCCCGACCAACCAAGCGCGGCCACAATCCCGATCAGGATGATAGAGGAGAGCGTTCCCGCCGCGATCCGCTTGATAAGGTCAATGATTCCCAGCATTTCGGCCCCCATGCCGTCTCGTCCCACAAGGGGGACGCTACAGGCTGGCGCCCGGTGTCACAAGGTGATCTATGTTATCAAACAGGCGGCGCCTATAAGGTGTGTGCCTGCGGATCATTCCACCTGTTCGAAATCTGAGAAGGTCGCGGTGAATTCTGTATCGACCGCGCGGAAGAACTGCTCGCCCTTCTGACGGGAATAGAGCTTGCGCAGGACGGCGGGGCCGTTCTCGCCAAGGCGTTCGAATTCCTGCACGACTTCGAATTCTTCCATCTTGGCCGCCGGATTGGGTTTGAAAGGTTTGAGGCCCTTCACCTCATAGCGGGCGAGCCGCTGGTCGTCCTTTGCGACATAAAGACGAGCACGGACGACGTCTTCCGCTGTGCCGGTCACGTCGTCTTCATCAACCTGAGAAGGGATGAAGCGGTAGATATATTGATCATCGGTTTCATTGACGAGGGTGATGTCGTCAAGATACTCCCGGAAGTCCGCATAAAGAAGACCGCCGGGTTCGGATTCGGATTTCTTGATATTGCCCAGCTTCTTTTTCGCTTCGCGGGGCAAGGCGTCGGGATTGCCGTCCAGCGTCGACCAGCGATCGCGGCCCGCGTCATAGCGAACGGTGATGGGCGCTTCGCCTGGCCATTCGAACTTCATCGTGTAGGAATAGCGCAGGCCCGCTTCGGCCTCGGCTTCGGAGAGGGCCGCATCGATCGGCTGCTTGTCGCCGGCATAGGACGGCGTGAAGGAGCCGAGCAGGGTCGCGGCGATCATCGCTTTGAGGCGCATGGGAATTCCCCTTTTTTCCGGCGTCAGAGCGCCCGGTAAATCTCGTCCAGAAGATGGGAAGTCCGCTCGCCGCCGACAAGAACCCCCAGCATCCGGCTCGGCAGATAGGCAACCGAGAGCCCCGCATCGGGGTCGGCCATGCCGAGCGAGCCGCCAAAGCCGAAATGCCCGACAGCATTGGCGCTGGGTCCCAGATGCCCACCACGGTTCCGCATCACCCCTGCGCCCCAGGAGAGATCAAAGGGCAGCACCTTGTCCGGCCCGGCGACACGTTCGGCCATCGCGGCCTCGCGCGCGTCATCGGGCACGAAGGACGCGTCGTTGATCCTGCCTGTTGCGAATGCCTGCAGGATCTCGGCGAGACCACGGGCGGTCGCGTGCATGTTCGAGGCGGGGATTTCCGCTGCCATCCAGTCCTCGCGGGAAACCTTGGCGGCTGCTGACCAGGGTTTGAGGAAGGCGGCCTTGGTCGGCTCATCAATCGTGCCGAGATCGGCGGGGGCGGGCGGTTTCTGCATGAACCCGGCGCGGGCCTGCTCCTCCGGCGTCATACCGCAATAGCAATCGAGTCCCAGCTCGCGGAGCGCCTCGCCGACCGTCCGGCCGGTCGCGCGCCGATAGGTTTCACCGGCGATATAGCCGACGGTCTGGGGGTGATAGCCATTGGCCGTGCCCGGCGCCCACATCGGCTCCATCGCGGCGAGCTTGGCGCAGGTCGCGTCCCAGTCGAGCCAGATCGCGGGGTCTGTTTCATCCGTAAAGCCCGGCAGGCCCGCCTGATGGCTCATCACTTGCGAGAGCGTCAGCCGGTCTTTGCCTGCCGCGCCGAAATCGGGCCACAGCTCGGCAACCGGCTGGTCGTAATCAAGCTCGCCTTCTGCGACGGCCTTCATGACCAGTGCGGCGAGCACCGCCTTGCCGGCTGAATAGATCGAGAGCAGCGGATCGCCGAAGGGCGCGTCTTTCTTGCGATTGGCATATCCTGCACGGATATCGGCCAGCACTTCGCCATCGGCGATCACCGTAACGCCGCAGCCAAGATCGGTGCCGTCTTCGATGCGCGAGGCGATGAGATCAGCCACGCCGTTAAAGCGCGGCTGCCAGTCTCCGGTGACAATATCCATCGGTTAACGGACGAAAAGGCAGGAAACGCCGGCCTGTGCTGCCGCGCGCGCAATGCGGTCATCATTCACGCGGCCCAGCGCGTCGATCACATTACGCGGCCCTGCATCATCGGTCAGGTCGTCCAGCGTGCGGGCGACATCCCGCAACCGGCCATCATCAAGGCGTTCATCGAGTTCGTCGGCCACGCAATCGGCCTGCGCGCGACTCATCCCGAGTTCGCGCAGGCGGTCTTCGATCGTCAATTTGGATACGGTCGCGCAGGCGACGAGGGAGAATGACGCAATCGTCAAAAGAATCCGTCGCATGGGGTCTCCTCATTCTTATTGGAGGCGGTGTAGCCTATTCTGAGCGTACGGGGAAACAGCCGGGGAGTTCCAAAGATGACCATTTTGCCATGGCTTGCAGGCACGCTGGCGCTGACGGCAGTGAGCGAGGACGTGCCGGTCTTTGAGCTGTTGCCTGAGGCGCAGCAGACGCGGCTTGCGGCCTGCGGTGTCGATGCGGGCGAGCTCTCGCGGCTTTTGGAGCTGAAGCAGCGGCCCTTCGATCAGGATTTCGAAGGCGGGTGGCGCGAAATTGCAGGGCGCGATGGCTGCCGTCTGGCTGCAGCGGACGCGATAGAATCCTACATGCTCTTTGCGCGCCCATATGGTCCGGAACACACAAAGATCCTGCGCTGGCATGCAGGTCAGATGTATGCATATGAGCAGCGTACGGATAAAGCGATCGCATATTTCAGGGCAACTTACGACGACGTCGAAAGTGTGGCGTTCCCCGGTCCTGAATGGAACCTCTATGTTGATGCGACGCTGGCCTTCCTGCGCGGCGACTACGACGCGTTGGTCGCCGCGCGGGATGAATTGGCAGTCCAACCGGTTCCTGAAGAGCGAAAGGAATCCCGCCGCAAGATGCTGGCCGATAATCCGAATATGACGATGCCGGAAGGGTTCATCGACGCGCCCATGAACCTCAATGTGGTGAAGGGGCTCGTCGACTGTTTCGGCAAGCCCTATTCGCAAGCCTATGGAAGCTGCGAAAAGGACGAATAGCCCTTACCGGAAGGGCGGCTCGTCAAAGCTTCTCAGCTTGCGGGAATGCAGAGCGGCGGAGCCGTCGCGGCGGAACATCTCCAGCGCTTCGATCCCGATACGGATGTGCTCACCGATCGATTTCTCATAGAAGCGGTTGGCCGCACCCGGCAGCTTGATCTCGCCATGCAGCGGCTTGTCCGAGACGCAGAGCAGCGTGCCGTAGGGCACGCGGAACCGGTAGCCATTGGCGGCGACCGTCGCACTTTCCATGTCGATCCCGACCGCGCGGGCAAGGTCGAGCACCCGTCCTTCATCCTCAAAACGTAGCTCCCAGTTCCGGTCGGCATGGGTGACGACCGTGCCGGTCCGCAGGCGGCGCTTGAGATCCGCACCGCTGTCGCCCGTCACGCGGGAGGCCGCTTCAGTCAGGGTTGTCTGGATCTCGGCAATCGGCGGCACCGGAATGTCGGCGGGCAGAACACTGTCGAGCACCTGATCGCGCCGCAGATAAGCGTGCGCCAGCACATAATCGCCAAGGCGCTGGGAGTGCCGCAAGCCACCACAATGGCCGACCATGATCCAGCATTGCGGACGAAGAACCGCGAGATGATCCGTAATCGTCTTGGCGTTGGAAGGCCCGACCCCGATATTGATCAGGGAAATGCCTTTGCGGTCCTTGGTTTTCAGATGATAGGCCGGCATCTGAAAACGGCGCCATTCCCCGCCCTGCAGCGCGGCGATGGTTTCAGGCTTGTTGTCAGTGGCCATGATGCCGCCCGGCGCGACGAAGGATTCATACTCCTTGCCTTCGGCGACCTTGCCCAGCGCAATCTCCACAAACGCATCCATATAGCGGTGATAGTTCGTGAACAGAATGAAGTCCTGGAAGTCCGCCGCTTCGGTGCCGGTATAGTGCTTCAGCCGCTGTAGCGAGTAATCCGTCCGCAAGGCCGTAAACAGGCTGAGCGGTTTGAGGCCGCGATGCTTGCCGGAAAGGGATTTCGCCGTCGAATGCTTGCCGTCGGCGATATCATCATCGAGTTCGGCGAGGTCCGGCGTCGGGAAGACCGTTGCCAGCTCCGCAGGCGGAATTTTTTCTGAATCGATCTCGACCTGACCGCCCAGCACGTAAGGATAGGGGATCTCCTCGCCGGACGGGCCGACCGACAGGGCGACCTCATAGCGTTTGGTGATCAGCTCGAGCTGAGCTTTGAGGTAATCCGCGTAGAGGGCCGGGCGCGTAATCGCACTCTGATAGATGCCGGGCGAGGCCATCTTGCCGAAAGCGGCGGAGATCGGCGGCACGGGCCCTTCGGGCAGATATTCGATCCGCAGGGCCGGATAGCACCATGAGGCGCGATCGTCGGGGAACGTGCCGTTCCGGACATAGGCTTCGAATGCGGATTTCAGTGCCCCGCAATTGCGCTCGAACATCTCCTGAAGAAGCTCGATCGCCTTGTCAGGGGTTGCTGCGGGCTGCCAGCCGATCTCTTTCATGCCTTATTCGGCTTCCTTGTGGCGGAAGGTCACGGCGAATAGCGTTTCGCCTTCGAAAAGATCTTCAGGCGCGCCGTGACCCTCGATCATCTGGAACTGCCGCGGGGTGATCGACCCCTCCATGACATACCCTTTCTCGGCCATTTTGCCGCGATGGAACTCGAGAGCGGCGGCCGAGAATTCACGGGCCAGAATGGTGATACGGGCAGGGGACTGCGACATGGTGACGTCTCTCCGGTGTAAAGTTTTGATCTATGCCCCTGCAAAAGCAGGTTCGCCGAACCTTTTCAATCGGCGTGACCTGTTCGGCAAAAATTGACGCTTTTGCGCGACCATATGGAAATCGTGCATA
Protein-coding regions in this window:
- a CDS encoding AMP nucleosidase is translated as MKEIGWQPAATPDKAIELLQEMFERNCGALKSAFEAYVRNGTFPDDRASWCYPALRIEYLPEGPVPPISAAFGKMASPGIYQSAITRPALYADYLKAQLELITKRYEVALSVGPSGEEIPYPYVLGGQVEIDSEKIPPAELATVFPTPDLAELDDDIADGKHSTAKSLSGKHRGLKPLSLFTALRTDYSLQRLKHYTGTEAADFQDFILFTNYHRYMDAFVEIALGKVAEGKEYESFVAPGGIMATDNKPETIAALQGGEWRRFQMPAYHLKTKDRKGISLINIGVGPSNAKTITDHLAVLRPQCWIMVGHCGGLRHSQRLGDYVLAHAYLRRDQVLDSVLPADIPVPPIAEIQTTLTEAASRVTGDSGADLKRRLRTGTVVTHADRNWELRFEDEGRVLDLARAVGIDMESATVAANGYRFRVPYGTLLCVSDKPLHGEIKLPGAANRFYEKSIGEHIRIGIEALEMFRRDGSAALHSRKLRSFDEPPFR
- a CDS encoding serine hydrolase domain-containing protein, which produces MDIVTGDWQPRFNGVADLIASRIEDGTDLGCGVTVIADGEVLADIRAGYANRKKDAPFGDPLLSIYSAGKAVLAALVMKAVAEGELDYDQPVAELWPDFGAAGKDRLTLSQVMSHQAGLPGFTDETDPAIWLDWDATCAKLAAMEPMWAPGTANGYHPQTVGYIAGETYRRATGRTVGEALRELGLDCYCGMTPEEQARAGFMQKPPAPADLGTIDEPTKAAFLKPWSAAAKVSREDWMAAEIPASNMHATARGLAEILQAFATGRINDASFVPDDAREAAMAERVAGPDKVLPFDLSWGAGVMRNRGGHLGPSANAVGHFGFGGSLGMADPDAGLSVAYLPSRMLGVLVGGERTSHLLDEIYRAL
- a CDS encoding AMP nucleosidase, with protein sequence MSQSPARITILAREFSAAALEFHRGKMAEKGYVMEGSITPRQFQMIEGHGAPEDLFEGETLFAVTFRHKEAE